A part of Ascochyta rabiei chromosome 3, complete sequence genomic DNA contains:
- a CDS encoding telomere binding protein has translation MADFLTAVSTKKIASKPIINEIQSLSIHDAVTIESAQSALQALRNQPSYGTVTSVLTFFSSSKVSLIISEPVYASVAHELVNNLLPNFWRLLRQHDKDAQKLASSLRNPAGVGHLITRLRSLTVESRQRKAPGTAQDVSEFIEDTLDVLGRVLSGDDVLYLVWTEIQAFGKNNIQKRLMWKEFLAQVASGRVLAVRAEAVDLIERTAIESPSLSGSDFAEWLGRNIIHMLTIGEESEAYTGALVELSSKVLTLGYTDRLVACILNRSIEHDQVNPFAGLIGRMKAFEQRKYFNAVVICITKQFLQSDIKSKEDTFFAASPVISGAAHLLNSFIKTNDILKDHLISSLTRSNTPSIDESLAIRRTAVAALAQDEDKLQTLFDNCIKTFGDSVYVKHTPVLQQEALAQTLALCCGYVQRSQPMFVTMMAKSTYHVNGMSNRIGAASSRARFLGIAVGIAISKLVDKPELQLKIELEGSEATEAKWYEQLTKVDDKLGSISDLRKNRTLVKGKSQPEPKPKPATKPTMTPAITEVQGPRVIEVLSDSEDEDEDLVAYSKPDSDPEDEDEDPTAINRNKVTAPVYIRDLVAGLRDQENYDRHELALATAASLIRRKANFGTEVVDHLEDLATVLTGLQNGLELEAFAQQRQQALIAVLLARPAQMAQWLARSFFSGDYSLTQRIAMLTTLGLGARELAGMKDSSTDDLVPAAPSFPSKQLPPHLHKMYTEEKSADPVSKLTSSMARAMLSPLASQAADTLSGPNILKVRTFSSRMEVEAARKKPIPNALAQIVADNFFFPLTGRWWLQIRSSSDSIYASTHLLPPFLQTLSLLLNASGPNTLSLPQMTREYWDLLLSVRGLASNDKGILGALLFGFLMLLETNENKERLATEQGKELMETQAWVKMVFEGLGAGSEEDERIRVLAAGVVIRCQEVVEKYQRRMAGALMDY, from the exons ATGGCTGACTTCCTAACCGCGGTCTCTACCAAAAAGATTGCGTCCAAGCCAATCATCAATGAGATCCAAAGTTTGAGCATCCACGATGCGGTCACTATCGAATCAGCGCAATCAGCATTGCAAGCGCTGAGGAACCAGCCCAGTTACGGAACAGTCACTAGTGTCTTGACGTTCTTCAGCAGCTCCAAGGTCAGCCTTATCATTTCGGAGCCGGTGTACGCAAGCGTTGCGCATGAGCTTGTCAACAATCTACTACCCAACTTTTGGCGGTTACTCAGGCAGCATGATAAAGACGCACAAAAGCTTGCCTCCAGCTTACGAAATCCTGCTGGTGTTGGACATTTGATCACCAGACTACGTTCCCTCACTGTAGAGAGTCGGCAAAGGAAAGCACCAGGAACTGCTCAGGATGTTTCTGAGTTCATCGAGGATACGCTGGATGTTCTCGGTCGAGTTTTGAGTGGTGATGATGTGCTGTACCTCGTATGGACGGAAATTCAAGCTTTTGGCAAGAACAACATTCAAAAAAGGCTCATGTGGAAAGAATTCCTTGCACAAGTAGCTTCAGGCCGTGTACTGGCGGTCAGAGCCGAGGCCGTGGATTTGATCGAAAGAACAGCGATCGAGAGCCCATCTCTGAGCGGTAGTGACTTTGCAGAGTGGCTTGGTCGCAATATCATTCACATGTTGACCATTGGCGAGGAGAGCGAGGCGTATACTGGAGCtctagtagagcttagctCCAAAGTCTTGACTCTTGGCTACACCG ACCGCCTCGTTGCTTGCATCCTCAACAGAAGTATTGAGCATGATCAGGTGAACCCTTTCGCGGGTCTAATAGGGCGAATGAAGGCATTTGAGCAACGGAAGTATTTTAACGCTGTGGTAATCTGTATCACCAAGCAGTTCCTCCAGTCGGATATTAAGAGCAAGGAAGATACATTTTTTGCCGCATCACCTGTGATATCAGGTGCAGCACATCTACTCAACAGCTTCATCAAGACCAACGACATCTTGAAAGACCATCTTATCTCTTCACTCACTCGCTCTAATACACCATCAATTGATGAGTCACTTGCGATCCGCCGTACTGCTGTTGCCGCGCTGGCTCAGGATGAAG ATAAGCTTCAAACATTATTCGATAACTGCATCAAAACCTTTGGCGACTCTGTTTATGTTAAGCATACACCTGTTCTGCAGCAGGAAG CTCTTGCACAGACACTAGCATTGTGTTGTGGCTATGTACAACGATCCCAGCCCATGTTTGTGACTATGATGGCCAAGTCAACCTATCATGTAAACGGCATGTCAAATCGGATTGGAGCGGCGTCATCTCGAGCTCGTTTCCTCGGGATAGCAGTTGGCATAGCGATCTCAAAACTGGTCGACAAGCCGGAATTGCAGCTGAAAATTGAGCTTGAGGGGAGCGAAGCTACAGAAGCGAAATGGTATGAGCAACTTACTAAAGTAGACGACAAGCTTGGGAGTATCTCGGATCTTCGCAAGAATCGCACATTAGTAAAAGGCAAGAGTCAGCCGGAACCCAAGCCGAAGCCAGCAACCAAACCAACAATGACTCCGGCGATTACAGAGGTCCAAGGTCCGCGCGTCATCGAGGTACTTTCTGACTctgaagatgaagatgaagacCTAGTGGCCTATAGTAAGCCAGACTCGGATCCagaagatgaagatgagGACCCTACAGCCATCAATCGTAACAAAGTTACCGCACCTGTGTACATTCGGGACCTTGTAGCAGGCCTACGAGATCAGGAGAACTACGATCGTCATGAGCTCGCCCTGGCTACTGCTGCATCCCTGATACGACGCAAGGCCAACTTTGGTACCGAAGTTGTGGACCACCTCGAAGACCTCGCCACTGTACTGACAGGGTTGCAAAATGGTCTGGAGCTGGAAGCATTCGCACAGCAAAGGCAACAGGCACTGATTGCTGTGCTTCTTGCAAGACCAGCACAGATGGCACAGTGGCTTGCGCGGTCATTCTTCTCGGGTGACTACAGCCTCACACAGCGCATAGCTATGCTCACCACACTCGGCCTGGGAGCACGTGAGCTTGCCGGGATGAAGGACTCATCTACGGATGATCTCGTCCCAGCAGCGCCGTCTTTTCCCAGCAAGCAGCTCCCACCGCATCTCCACAAGATGTATACTGAAGAGAAGTCGGCGGACCCGGTCTCAAAACTCACAAGTAGCATGGCACGAGCAATGCTCTCGCCACTCGCCTCACAAGCAGCTGACACGCTCAGTGGACCCAACATCCTCAAAGTGCGCACCTTCAGCTCGCGCATGGAAGTTGAAGCAGCACGCAAGAAGCCCATACCTAACGCCCTTGCGCAGATTGTCGCAGACAACTTCTTCTTCCCGCTGACGGGCCGTTGGTGGCTGCAAATTCGATCTAGCAGCGACTCGATCTACGCGTCTACACATCTCCTTCCACCGTTCTTGCAGACTTTGTCCTTACTGCTGAACGCATCTGGACCAAACACGCTGTCTTTGCCGCAGATGACGCGCGAGTATTGGGACCTCTTGCTATCAGTGAGAGGTCTAGCAAGCAATGATAAAGGGATTCTGGGCGCTCTGCTGTTTGGGTTCCTGATGCTGCTGGAGACAAACGAGAACAAAGAGAGGCTGGCGACAGAGCAGGGTAAGGAATTGATGGAGACGCAAGCCTGGGTCAAGATGGTATTTGAGGGGCTGGGTGCTGGCAGCGAGGAAGACGAAAGGATCAGGGTACTGGCGGCAGGTGTTGTGATACGGTGCCAAGAAGTGGTGGAGAAGTATCAGCGGCGGATGGCGGGGGCGTTGATGGACTACTAA
- a CDS encoding E1 ubiquitin-activating enzyme: MSVEVQNPVSSTTASPRARWKYLDNILTRSGPFTDPDAFMPGETVIESLSRAKVLVIGAGGLGCEILKNLALSGFTDIHVIDMDTIDVSNLNRQFLFRQADVGSYKAEVAARFVEKRVKGVKITPYCGKIQDKDEAYYMQFAMIVCGLDSIEARRWINATLVGMVDENDPDSLKPLIDGGTEGFKGQARVILPTMTSCIECQLDMHAPRAAVPLCTLATIPRQPQHCIEWAHIIAWDEERKDITLDNDDPEHITWLYQKALKRAQEFNIEGVTYSMTQGVIKNIIPAIASTNAIVAASCCNEAFKIATNTNPFLGIPETANYMMYTGDDSVYTYTFEHQKKDDCPVCGAGNIARPLPVNPNITLQEFIDGLAERPEAQLKKPSIRTGEKSLYMQMAGLEEQTRPNLEKKLSDLVEDGEEILITDRSFPTQFKYKLVYQK; this comes from the exons ATGTCGGTCGAAGTACAAAACCCTGTGTCGAGTACAACGGCGAGTCCTAGGGCGCGATG GAAGTACCTAGACAACATCTTGACGCGGAGCGGACCTTTTACAGATCCTGATGCGTTCATGCCGGGCGAGACTGTCATCGAGAGCTTGAGCAGAGCCAAAGTATT AGTCAT TGGAGCTGGTGGTCTGGGATGCGAAATTCTCAAGAACCTCGCGCTCTCTGGCTTCACAGATATTCACGTGATCGATATGGACACCATCGATGTCAGCAACTTGAACCGACAATTCCTCTTCCGCCAAGCAGACGTGGGTAGCTACAAGGCCGAGGTTGCAGCTCGTTTCGTCGAGAAACGCGTCAAGGGCGTCAAGATCACACCTTACTGCGGCAAGATCCAGGATAAAGACGAAGCCTACTACATGCAATTCGCTATGATAGTGTGCGGTCTAGACAGCATCGAAGCCCGCCGGTGGATCAACGCAACACTCGTTGGCATGGTGGACGAGAATGATCCAGACTCTCTCAAGCCGTTGATAGATGGCGGTACTGAAGGCTTCAAAGGTCAGGCGAGGGTCATACTTCCAACGATGACAAGCTGCATTGAGTGTCAGCTGGATATGCATGCACCTCGTGCGGCTGTACCTCTCTGCACACTTGCCACCATCCCTCGCCAACCCCAGCACTGTATTGAGTGGGCACACATCATTGCATGGGACGAGGAGCGCAAGGACATCACACTCGACAACGATGACCCAGAGCACATCACCTGGCTCTACCAGAAAGCTCTCAAGCGCGCCCAGGAGTTCAATATTGAAGGCGTCACGTACTCTATGACACAGGGTGTGATCAAGAACATCATTCCAGCCATCGCTTCAACGAACGCTATCGTAGCTGCAAGCTGTTGCAACGAGGCTTTCAAGATCGCGACCAATACGAACCCGTTCTTGGGCATTCCAGAGACGGCCAACTACATGATGTACACCGGCGATGACAGCGTGTACACATACACCTTTGAGCACCAGAAGAAGGACGACTGCCCTGTGTGCGGCGCGGGCAACATCGCACGACCACTGCCTGTCAACCCCAACATCACACTGCAGGAGTTTATTGACGGGCTAGCAGAAAGGCCTGAAGC CCAGCTCAAGAAGCCCTCGATCCGTACCGGTGAGAAGTCACTGTACATGCAGATGGCTGGCTTGGAAGAGCAGACGCGCCCCAATCTCGAGAAGAAGCTAAGTGACCTGGTCGAGGACGGCGAGGAGATCCTCATCACCGACAGGTCGTTCCCGACGCAGTTCAAGTACAAGTTGGTCTACCAGAAATAG
- a CDS encoding Golgi apparatus membrane protein tvp23 has translation METAQQAPAAGSLSWKLSSHPITLLTFLFFRISSLLVYILGLRLLTSNFVMIFIITILLLAIDFYYLKNIAGRRLVGLRWWNEVDTQTGDGRWVFESADPETRDVNATDKRFFWIALYAQPVLWILLAVLALVSLEFIWLTLVVIALVLTITNTLAFSRCDKFSHASGFASNAIYGSGLARNLAGGVIGGLFRR, from the exons ATGGAGACGGCACAACAAGCACCTGCAGCCGGCTCGCTGAGCTGGAAACTCAGCAGCCACCCCATCACCCTGCTcaccttcctcttcttccgcATCT CCTCGCTCCTCGTATACATCCTCGGCCTACGCCTCCTCACATCCAACTTTGTCATGATCTTCATCATCACCATCCTGCTCCTCGCCATCGACTTCTACTACCTTAAGAACATCGCCGGTCGCCGGCTCGTGGGGCTGCGCTGGTGGAACGAGGTCGACACGCAGACAGGCGACGGGCGGTGGGTGTTTGAGTCCGCCGACCCGGAGACGAGGGATGTGAATGCGACGGACAAGCGCTTCTTCTGGATCGCGCTGTATGCGCAGCCCGTGCTGTGGATTCTGCTGGCCGTGCTGGCCCTGGTCAGCCTGGAGTTTATTTGGTTGACGCTTGTTG TCATTGCGCTTGTTCTCACGATTACGAATACCCTGGCCTTCTCGAGGTGTGATAAGTTCAGCCATGCGAGTGGCTTTGCGTCGAATGCAATATACGGCTCTGGGCTGGCGAGGAACTTGGCCGGAGGCGTCATCGGTGGTTTGTTCAGGCGATGA